Proteins from a genomic interval of Caldicellulosiruptor diazotrophicus:
- a CDS encoding Gfo/Idh/MocA family protein: MVNVNEVRVGFIGCGRVAENHFEAIRKCENVRLIAVSDINEELAMKRAQQWGVVVCSPYEIYKRNDIDAIFVLTPFHTHFFYTFHALKEGKHVLVEKPVSMDPEEISQMAKVAQQVGRICMPGHSYIYLRELRRFKEIISSGSLGESFTMFSFEIYYMPEELIEKYNGPLQEVLWHHIYLMIAYMGLPSKVCAVKGCFRKDKIPTGDEHLMVVAEFESGALAHIYLSWATEDETSDPWTFKIKVLCQNGGLHFSRRDIVKFTPNKENEYPLYQEMFDEEVDYFINQCIRKGKKPLSDLYDAYYTSWIINKIKEAIEEERVLRIDIKEIGELTF; this comes from the coding sequence ATGGTAAATGTGAATGAGGTTAGAGTAGGATTTATAGGGTGTGGAAGAGTAGCAGAAAATCATTTTGAAGCTATCAGAAAGTGTGAAAATGTGAGATTAATTGCAGTAAGTGATATCAATGAAGAACTTGCAATGAAAAGGGCACAACAATGGGGGGTGGTAGTATGTTCCCCCTATGAAATTTATAAAAGGAATGATATAGATGCCATTTTTGTTTTAACTCCATTTCACACTCATTTTTTCTACACTTTTCATGCTTTAAAGGAGGGAAAACACGTTTTAGTGGAAAAGCCAGTGAGTATGGATCCAGAAGAAATAAGCCAGATGGCAAAAGTAGCACAACAAGTTGGTAGAATATGTATGCCTGGACATAGTTATATATATCTTCGTGAACTAAGACGTTTTAAAGAAATCATTTCCTCAGGGAGTTTGGGAGAATCTTTTACAATGTTTTCCTTTGAAATATATTATATGCCAGAGGAATTAATAGAAAAATATAACGGTCCTCTACAGGAAGTTTTGTGGCATCATATATATCTTATGATAGCCTATATGGGCTTGCCTTCTAAAGTTTGTGCTGTCAAAGGATGTTTTAGGAAAGATAAGATTCCTACTGGGGATGAACATTTAATGGTAGTTGCGGAATTTGAAAGTGGAGCTCTTGCTCATATTTATCTTTCATGGGCAACTGAAGACGAAACAAGTGATCCGTGGACATTTAAAATAAAAGTGCTGTGCCAAAATGGTGGGCTTCATTTTTCACGCAGGGATATAGTTAAATTTACTCCAAATAAAGAAAATGAATATCCTCTCTATCAAGAAATGTTTGATGAAGAGGTTGATTATTTTATTAACCAGTGCATAAGAAAAGGGAAAAAACCACTCTCTGACCTTTACGATGCTTATTATACTTCGTGGATAATAAATAAGATAAAAGAGGCTATTGAAGAAGAAAGGGTTCTTAGGATCGATATTAAAGAAATAGGTGAACTAACCTTTTAA
- a CDS encoding N-acyl homoserine lactonase family protein, which translates to MIYEIKPLLIGEFGPVHDGIKFRGGNILHEEMVPSFSFYIRTATNHILVDTGFGKIKECEKATNLRFGQKKRIEDILDENNIDPEEVDLIICTHLHWDHIGNIDLFPNAKVVFQLEELGWALSVPVWEPGYIKFFTQPIFKKINEGKVLVVNGDKFINEDIKVIKVGGHTPGSQIVEVCLGERKIIISGDTIMTYKNIEEEIPIGLFYNLEECIKAISIVKEKKCIVLPGHDWRVLEYKNLLE; encoded by the coding sequence ATGATATATGAAATAAAACCTCTTTTGATAGGTGAGTTTGGACCTGTTCATGATGGCATAAAGTTTAGGGGAGGAAATATACTTCATGAGGAAATGGTGCCATCTTTTTCATTTTATATTAGAACAGCAACTAATCATATCTTAGTAGATACAGGTTTTGGAAAAATCAAAGAGTGTGAGAAAGCAACAAATTTAAGATTTGGGCAAAAAAAGAGAATTGAAGATATACTTGACGAAAATAATATTGATCCCGAGGAAGTTGATCTTATAATTTGTACTCATTTACACTGGGATCATATTGGTAATATAGATTTATTTCCCAATGCAAAGGTAGTGTTTCAACTTGAAGAATTAGGATGGGCATTGAGTGTCCCAGTTTGGGAACCTGGATATATAAAATTTTTTACACAACCTATCTTCAAGAAAATCAATGAAGGAAAGGTATTAGTTGTGAATGGCGACAAATTTATAAATGAAGATATTAAAGTAATTAAAGTTGGAGGGCACACCCCAGGTTCTCAGATAGTGGAAGTATGTTTAGGAGAGAGGAAAATAATCATTAGTGGAGATACTATTATGACATACAAAAATATAGAAGAAGAAATTCCTATCGGTCTTTTTTATAACTTGGAAGAATGCATAAAAGCCATTTCTATAGTGAAAGAAAAAAAGTGTATAGTATTGCCTGGCCATGATTGGAGAGTACTTGAATACAAAAATTTGTTAGAATAA
- a CDS encoding glycoside hydrolase family 43 protein produces the protein MLKRQDVYIRDPFIVPVKEKRLYYMFGTTDKNCWGNEKATGFDYYVTSDLENFDGPYPAFRPPQNVWADRNFWAPEVHFYNGKYYMFATFCSPEGKRGTAILVSDAVEGPYVEHSIGPVTPKDWMCLDGTLYIDEDSNPWLVFCREWVEVYDGQILAARLSDDLKRVIDEPILLFKASGAPWTASIRVKDGRECFVTDGPFLFKTQNGNLLMLWSSFDSERRYCVGIAKSLSGNILGPWQHSLKPIFSDDGGHGMLFRTFEGELMLSIHSPNSRSSERPLFIKIDEKNLEDKI, from the coding sequence ATGCTAAAAAGACAGGATGTTTATATTCGCGACCCTTTCATTGTGCCTGTGAAAGAAAAAAGATTGTACTATATGTTTGGTACAACTGATAAAAATTGTTGGGGAAATGAAAAAGCAACGGGTTTTGACTATTATGTGACATCTGACCTTGAAAATTTTGATGGACCATATCCAGCATTTAGACCCCCTCAGAATGTTTGGGCAGACAGAAATTTCTGGGCGCCAGAGGTGCACTTTTATAACGGGAAGTATTATATGTTTGCAACATTTTGTTCACCAGAAGGTAAAAGGGGGACTGCGATTCTTGTTTCAGATGCTGTAGAAGGACCATATGTTGAACATAGTATTGGACCTGTTACACCAAAGGATTGGATGTGCCTTGATGGAACACTTTACATAGATGAGGATTCAAATCCCTGGCTTGTATTTTGCCGTGAATGGGTTGAGGTTTATGATGGTCAGATTTTGGCAGCAAGACTTTCAGATGATTTGAAAAGAGTCATTGATGAGCCCATTTTGCTCTTTAAAGCCTCCGGTGCGCCTTGGACAGCAAGCATAAGGGTTAAAGATGGCAGAGAATGTTTTGTGACAGATGGTCCGTTTTTATTCAAAACCCAAAACGGCAATCTTTTGATGCTATGGTCAAGCTTTGATAGTGAAAGAAGATACTGTGTTGGAATTGCAAAATCACTGTCAGGCAATATTTTAGGTCCATGGCAGCACAGTCTAAAGCCAATTTTTTCTGATGACGGTGGCCATGGTATGCTTTTTAGAACCTTTGAAGGTGAACTTATGCTTTCAATCCACAGCCCAAATTCAAGGAGTAGTGAGAGGCCTTTGTTTATAAAAATTGATGAGAAAAATTTAGAAGACAAGATTTGA
- a CDS encoding Gfo/Idh/MocA family protein — translation MINIGIIGFGWMGQIHAKNSTLIEDCKLKAVADLDPQKLRIAESLYGADVYQDYRQLLDRKDINAVYVVTPATSHYQIVKDSIEANKHVLCEKPLALTPQEVNSLREIVKKSDRKFIICFPERFAISSQEVKDMIDQGVIGEIQYIRGNFRFTMKGHDVTHGEWVFDRSKGGGLILEASVHLWDFVRWLSNQEVTSVIGVAHEYMRGNSLIEDNFAAIGYLEKGGIVCIDMSGAFPKDSATDKRFEIIGSEGYIYIDEFKNYMTINSERGIDANPGMLVKGMTYKDVMWHSHVEGGAKRLQEYFIRCIKKNEEPKPGVEDGARACEISWAIMDSLKSKKLEVIKYGKCE, via the coding sequence ATGATAAATATAGGTATTATAGGCTTTGGATGGATGGGACAAATACATGCTAAAAATTCTACTCTTATTGAAGATTGCAAATTGAAAGCTGTAGCAGATTTAGATCCTCAGAAATTAAGAATTGCAGAGAGTTTGTATGGGGCAGATGTGTATCAGGATTACCGCCAATTATTGGACCGAAAAGATATAAATGCAGTTTATGTAGTAACTCCTGCTACTTCTCATTATCAAATTGTAAAAGATAGCATAGAAGCTAATAAACATGTGCTTTGTGAAAAACCATTAGCTCTTACCCCCCAAGAGGTTAATTCTTTGCGAGAAATAGTAAAGAAAAGCGATAGAAAATTTATAATCTGTTTTCCTGAGAGATTTGCTATTTCTTCCCAGGAAGTAAAAGATATGATTGATCAGGGAGTAATAGGAGAAATACAATATATAAGGGGGAATTTCCGTTTTACTATGAAAGGGCACGACGTGACCCATGGAGAATGGGTCTTTGACCGAAGTAAAGGTGGTGGTCTGATTTTAGAAGCAAGCGTACACTTGTGGGATTTTGTAAGATGGTTAAGTAATCAAGAGGTAACAAGTGTAATAGGTGTTGCTCATGAATATATGAGAGGGAATTCTTTAATAGAAGACAATTTTGCAGCCATAGGATATTTAGAAAAAGGTGGTATTGTCTGCATTGACATGAGTGGAGCATTTCCAAAAGATTCTGCTACTGATAAACGTTTCGAAATTATAGGGAGTGAAGGATATATCTACATTGACGAATTTAAAAATTATATGACTATAAATAGTGAAAGAGGAATTGACGCTAACCCTGGAATGTTAGTGAAGGGAATGACATATAAAGACGTGATGTGGCATTCCCATGTAGAAGGTGGTGCTAAAAGACTTCAAGAGTATTTTATAAGATGCATAAAGAAAAATGAAGAACCTAAACCTGGAGTAGAAGATGGAGCTCGAGCATGTGAGATTTCATGGGCTATAATGGATTCTCTCAAGAGCAAAAAACTGGAGGTCATAAAGTATGGTAAATGTGAATGA
- a CDS encoding glycoside hydrolase family 2 TIM barrel-domain containing protein, whose translation MIEKRHWEDPTIQHIFREEPRSSFIPYDEVEKAFKGEWELSSLFKSLNGKWKFKLFENPLKAEKILMNDDISWENEIFVPSNFQMFGQDIPIYTNTRYPIPVDPPFVPDINPTGVYKREFYISQEDLDKEIFVVFEGVDSAFYVYINGKFAGFSKVSHMMHEFDITRFVQEGRNTITAIVLKYSDGTYLEDQDKWRMSGIFRDVYLLFRPKVFVRDVYLKPVLSDDLKEGYLTAEIEIENRSNDQKEFSIEVQVFFDKTLIKSSNKSLGLSANIQTSVAFEFQIESPRLWSAELPNLYTFLAILKDIDGNILEIIPQNFGFRKIEIKDGVFYLNNVPIKLKGVNRHDMHPRVGFAVTRKMMQEDITLMKQHNINCVRTSHYPNHPYFLELCDRFGIYVIDEADLETHGFGAVGDWGLLAKDPAWEDAFVERAKMMVKRDKNHPSIIIWSLGNESGYGPNHDKMAQWIRSYDNSRPIHYESARDAEVVDIVSVMYPPVEKLEEEGKKQEKRPFFMCEYAHAMGNGPGNLKEYWDVIYKYPRLLGGCVWEWADHGILTKTPDGKEYYAYGGDFGDEPNDGNFCIDGLLFPDRTLSPAMFELKKVYEPVVIELLNKQEGTFKVTNRYDFISLNHVEVEWELLSNGRVVKEGFVDVSNVLPRSSKEVKIDEVKEVLESCKEELFITFTVKLKNSLLWAKRGFVITKSQIALKEDTPQDAVQKIEKVNIIFSKQNRFEVVNSPDKVEVFAGSTLVEFCRWSGDLISLMHNGLDFIKSSPRFNLWRAPTDNDVHIKNKWIKAGFDKLQRRIVNVSFEEHSEYFKAETTSVYGAYSVKPVFEVTISYKVFKSGIVETNMYAWALRQLPPLPKIGLQFMMPKEFEYVKYYGRGPHENYPDIKQSATVEIYDMAIKDMYVPYIMPQEYGNRCDVRWAFVYNIYGIGLCIKGTPTFNFSAREYTDEMLTKARHTYELTKADGIVVNVDFKIGGIGSQSCGPGPLEKYLIKDDKFEFCFFMIPVDSNSLDVEKLW comes from the coding sequence ATGATAGAGAAAAGACACTGGGAAGACCCCACTATTCAGCATATTTTTAGGGAGGAACCCAGAAGCTCGTTCATCCCATATGATGAAGTTGAAAAGGCTTTTAAGGGGGAGTGGGAATTATCTTCCCTGTTTAAATCCCTAAATGGAAAGTGGAAGTTTAAATTATTTGAAAATCCTCTTAAAGCTGAAAAAATACTAATGAACGATGATATTTCATGGGAGAATGAAATATTTGTTCCCAGTAACTTTCAGATGTTTGGTCAAGACATACCAATCTACACAAATACCCGATACCCAATCCCTGTCGACCCACCGTTTGTGCCAGATATAAACCCAACAGGTGTCTACAAAAGAGAATTTTATATTTCTCAAGAAGACTTAGACAAAGAAATATTTGTTGTATTTGAAGGGGTAGACTCAGCATTTTATGTATATATTAACGGTAAGTTTGCTGGTTTTTCAAAGGTCTCTCACATGATGCATGAGTTTGACATAACAAGATTTGTCCAAGAAGGAAGAAATACTATCACAGCTATTGTTTTAAAATATTCAGATGGAACTTACTTAGAAGACCAAGACAAATGGCGAATGAGTGGAATATTCAGAGATGTGTATCTGCTATTTCGACCAAAGGTGTTTGTAAGAGATGTGTATTTAAAACCAGTCTTGAGTGATGATCTCAAAGAAGGATACTTGACTGCTGAGATTGAAATTGAAAACAGAAGCAACGACCAAAAAGAATTTAGCATAGAAGTGCAGGTCTTCTTTGATAAAACTTTAATCAAAAGCTCAAACAAATCTCTGGGACTTTCTGCAAATATTCAGACTTCTGTAGCTTTTGAATTTCAAATTGAAAGTCCAAGACTGTGGAGCGCAGAGCTACCCAACCTCTACACATTTCTTGCAATCTTAAAAGATATAGATGGAAACATTTTAGAAATTATCCCTCAGAACTTTGGTTTTAGGAAGATAGAAATAAAGGACGGAGTATTTTATCTAAACAACGTACCTATAAAGTTAAAAGGTGTCAACAGACATGACATGCATCCAAGAGTAGGATTTGCAGTGACAAGAAAGATGATGCAAGAGGATATAACTTTGATGAAACAGCACAATATAAACTGTGTAAGAACCTCACACTATCCCAATCACCCTTATTTTTTAGAGCTATGCGACAGATTTGGTATTTATGTGATTGATGAAGCTGACCTGGAAACCCACGGATTTGGAGCAGTTGGTGACTGGGGACTTCTGGCAAAAGACCCTGCTTGGGAAGATGCGTTTGTTGAAAGAGCAAAGATGATGGTAAAGAGAGACAAAAATCATCCATCAATCATTATCTGGTCGCTTGGAAATGAATCTGGCTACGGCCCAAATCATGATAAAATGGCACAGTGGATAAGGTCATATGATAATAGCCGTCCTATTCATTATGAAAGTGCCCGTGATGCTGAGGTTGTGGATATTGTAAGTGTAATGTATCCACCAGTAGAAAAACTTGAAGAAGAAGGTAAAAAACAAGAGAAAAGACCATTTTTCATGTGCGAGTATGCACATGCGATGGGCAACGGTCCTGGAAACCTCAAAGAGTACTGGGACGTGATATACAAATACCCAAGGCTTTTAGGTGGATGTGTGTGGGAGTGGGCAGACCACGGAATTTTGACAAAGACACCTGATGGGAAAGAATATTATGCTTATGGTGGGGATTTTGGAGATGAGCCAAACGACGGTAACTTCTGTATAGACGGACTTCTTTTCCCTGACAGAACTCTATCTCCAGCTATGTTCGAGCTCAAGAAAGTTTATGAGCCAGTTGTAATTGAACTTTTAAACAAACAAGAAGGAACTTTTAAAGTTACAAATAGATATGATTTTATCTCTTTAAACCATGTTGAGGTTGAATGGGAATTGCTGTCAAACGGTAGGGTTGTAAAAGAGGGCTTTGTTGATGTGAGCAATGTTCTTCCCCGCTCTTCAAAAGAGGTCAAAATCGATGAGGTCAAAGAAGTTTTAGAAAGCTGCAAGGAAGAGCTTTTTATTACCTTCACAGTAAAGCTTAAAAATTCACTGCTTTGGGCAAAAAGAGGTTTTGTTATAACAAAATCTCAGATTGCACTTAAAGAAGATACTCCTCAAGATGCCGTACAAAAAATTGAGAAGGTAAATATTATTTTCTCAAAGCAAAACAGGTTTGAAGTAGTAAATTCTCCTGACAAAGTTGAGGTTTTTGCTGGCAGCACTTTAGTAGAGTTTTGCAGATGGTCAGGTGATTTGATAAGCTTGATGCACAACGGTCTTGATTTTATAAAATCCTCGCCAAGGTTCAATCTTTGGAGGGCTCCAACAGACAACGATGTGCACATCAAAAATAAATGGATAAAAGCTGGATTTGACAAGCTTCAAAGAAGAATTGTAAATGTCAGCTTTGAAGAGCACAGCGAGTACTTCAAAGCAGAGACAACTTCGGTATATGGCGCATATTCAGTAAAGCCTGTATTTGAAGTGACTATAAGCTACAAGGTTTTCAAATCGGGAATTGTAGAGACAAATATGTATGCGTGGGCTTTAAGACAGCTTCCGCCACTTCCAAAGATAGGATTGCAGTTTATGATGCCAAAAGAGTTTGAATATGTCAAATATTACGGAAGGGGACCTCACGAAAACTATCCTGATATAAAACAAAGCGCAACTGTAGAAATATATGACATGGCTATAAAAGACATGTATGTTCCATATATAATGCCCCAGGAATATGGAAACAGGTGTGATGTTAGATGGGCTTTTGTATACAACATCTATGGAATAGGACTTTGTATTAAAGGCACCCCTACATTTAACTTCAGTGCAAGAGAATATACTGATGAAATGTTAACTAAAGCAAGACACACATATGAGCTGACAAAAGCAGATGGAATTGTTGTGAATGTAGACTTTAAAATAGGTGGTATCGGAAGCCAGAGCTGCGGCCCCGGCCCGCTTGAGAAGTATTTAATTAAAGATGACAAATTTGAATTTTGCTTTTTTATGATACCTGTTGATAGCAATAGTTTGGATGTTGAAAAGCTGTGGTAA
- a CDS encoding sensor histidine kinase, protein MKGKDGLYKSRLFKRNFLQIVIVPIIIILIFGFFSCLIIEQYVKNEINKNLETMLIQSENNIELMFGEIDYLFMVFGINKDVTLQIKRILNSTYFSLEDIWQLNMFKNVLNSISYSKPFIHSIYVYFKNPEGNFIVTPDGITNFQYFYDKRWFEQYKKHGELMWIERRKIQPYNFTEESIDVLTIYKKIMSGYSDLDEGVIVLNLYYDQVKKLLNLPSSIPEHAMYILDQKGNILVSNQSDDSNILSIISKKPAKNFLTKRIVSKKYNLIFVSVIPKDYLYSIPIKLFKIAIVMLLIFVIIAFSASYYIAKVNYRNIKKIIDTINSATEGKPLKEADITSNDEYGYIMYNVIKNFIEKHYLTTRLQALELLALQSQINPHFLFNTLEHIYLKTLALTGSPNEVTKMIENLSSILKYSLSNPRITIFLKDEIKATKAYIDLVKARYKEKFDVFWDYSEDVLDIKVMKLLFQPLIENSIYHGIKPCEKRCGIKIRIRKSKDTSDWLCIWVIDNGIGMSKEKLEEIQSRLLQDFDFSDHIGLLNTNERLKLIYGNNFKLKVWSKLGLGTVVKIILPVDFEDRKENG, encoded by the coding sequence ATGAAAGGAAAAGATGGGCTATATAAAAGCAGGTTATTCAAAAGAAATTTTCTCCAAATAGTAATTGTACCAATTATTATAATACTAATTTTCGGATTTTTTTCATGCTTAATAATAGAACAGTACGTAAAGAATGAAATAAACAAAAATTTAGAGACAATGCTAATTCAGAGTGAAAATAATATTGAGCTGATGTTTGGAGAGATTGACTATCTTTTTATGGTGTTTGGAATAAACAAGGATGTCACTCTTCAAATAAAAAGGATTCTGAACTCTACATACTTTTCCTTAGAGGATATTTGGCAACTCAATATGTTTAAAAATGTTTTAAATTCGATCTCATATTCAAAACCTTTTATACATTCGATTTATGTATATTTCAAAAATCCTGAAGGTAACTTTATTGTTACTCCAGATGGTATAACAAACTTTCAATATTTTTATGACAAGAGATGGTTTGAACAATATAAAAAGCATGGTGAACTTATGTGGATAGAAAGAAGAAAGATTCAGCCTTATAACTTTACAGAAGAATCAATTGATGTATTGACAATCTACAAAAAGATAATGTCAGGATACTCAGATTTAGATGAAGGTGTTATTGTTCTTAATCTTTACTATGACCAGGTAAAAAAGCTTTTGAACCTTCCAAGTTCGATACCTGAACATGCAATGTATATATTAGACCAAAAAGGAAATATATTAGTATCTAACCAGTCAGATGATTCAAATATTTTGAGTATAATTTCGAAGAAACCAGCTAAAAACTTTTTAACAAAAAGGATAGTTTCAAAAAAATACAATTTGATATTTGTATCAGTAATTCCTAAGGACTACCTTTATAGTATACCAATAAAACTTTTTAAAATTGCCATTGTAATGTTATTAATTTTTGTAATCATTGCTTTTAGCGCATCTTATTACATTGCTAAAGTGAATTATAGGAACATAAAAAAGATTATAGATACAATAAATTCAGCAACAGAAGGTAAACCTCTAAAAGAAGCAGATATTACTTCTAATGATGAATATGGATATATTATGTATAACGTAATAAAGAACTTCATAGAAAAACATTACCTGACAACTCGACTTCAGGCTTTGGAGCTTTTAGCTTTGCAATCTCAAATAAATCCTCATTTTTTGTTCAATACTTTAGAACACATATATCTAAAAACATTAGCTTTAACAGGGTCTCCCAATGAAGTCACAAAAATGATAGAAAATCTGTCATCTATTCTCAAATATTCTCTTAGCAATCCACGGATCACTATATTTTTGAAAGATGAAATCAAAGCAACTAAAGCGTATATAGATCTTGTCAAAGCAAGATATAAAGAAAAGTTTGATGTATTTTGGGACTATAGTGAAGATGTACTTGATATAAAGGTGATGAAACTTTTGTTCCAGCCATTAATTGAAAATTCAATCTATCACGGGATAAAACCTTGCGAAAAGAGATGCGGAATAAAAATCAGGATAAGAAAATCAAAAGATACCAGTGATTGGCTTTGTATATGGGTAATTGACAACGGAATTGGAATGAGCAAGGAAAAGTTAGAAGAAATCCAGAGCAGGCTTTTGCAAGATTTTGACTTTTCAGACCATATAGGGCTTTTAAATACCAATGAAAGGTTAAAACTCATCTATGGCAATAACTTTAAACTCAAGGTTTGGAGCAAGCTGGGTTTGGGGACAGTTGTTAAAATAATTCTTCCTGTTGATTTTGAAGACCGAAAGGAGAATGGGTAG
- a CDS encoding IclR family transcriptional regulator — MEKEKNLHRSLQRALDIMELIASCSEGLTLSNISQKLGIPKSSALSLLNTLVERKYLIFDSATNRYKMGIKMFEVGSGYLRESEFMDAIMAVVAKVARKSNETVHLAVRDGRDVIYIAKIESNHPIRIASSIGKRIPAHATALGKALLSGLSDKELRELYSQQPPERLTANTICEVEKLIEEIRKVRENGYALDYEESSEGVRCFGAPIFNHNEQIIAAISIAVPTIRVNEENEGYFIELIKEAAQEISDILKIYQKQSLI, encoded by the coding sequence ATGGAAAAAGAAAAAAACTTGCATCGTTCTTTGCAAAGAGCATTAGATATTATGGAACTGATAGCTTCCTGTTCAGAAGGATTAACTTTAAGTAATATATCACAAAAATTGGGAATTCCTAAAAGTAGTGCGTTATCTCTTCTTAACACATTAGTGGAGAGAAAATATCTTATTTTTGACTCCGCAACTAATCGGTACAAGATGGGTATCAAAATGTTTGAAGTGGGAAGCGGTTACTTGAGAGAATCAGAATTTATGGATGCAATAATGGCAGTAGTAGCAAAAGTAGCAAGAAAATCCAATGAAACAGTCCACCTCGCAGTAAGAGATGGACGCGATGTAATTTATATTGCAAAAATTGAATCTAATCATCCTATTCGGATTGCTTCTTCCATAGGTAAACGCATACCCGCTCATGCTACAGCACTTGGAAAAGCGTTACTATCTGGGTTGAGTGATAAGGAATTGAGAGAATTATACTCTCAACAACCGCCTGAGCGATTAACCGCTAACACCATCTGTGAGGTAGAAAAGTTAATAGAGGAGATACGAAAAGTAAGAGAAAACGGGTATGCTCTCGACTATGAAGAATCTTCGGAAGGTGTAAGATGTTTTGGAGCACCGATTTTCAATCACAATGAGCAAATAATAGCGGCCATTAGTATAGCAGTTCCCACGATCCGAGTTAACGAAGAAAATGAGGGATATTTTATAGAATTGATAAAAGAAGCTGCACAAGAAATATCAGATATTCTCAAAATATATCAAAAACAAAGCCTAATTTGA
- a CDS encoding transposase yields the protein MFKNHNKQLSFLELYEDVKNLALNNPHNLLGFFNKYININNFIPQSFFKAYYKYFGKHRCFSLQSMLCAFFIQKIFKFSTLTQLRAVLLNSYQLKSFCNFDTIPSISTFSRFRKIFCSEIENVFYNLAKYAQNIALEINPDLASCVIFDTTALVPMLKENNPKFIQSMLRKTKSQNPNLTSSAVYYLTYSNLPKSASASPYITRMFANGHFCYGYKFAIITNGFGLPLVITPAFCPSSDDPQDPAFSKAISDSKALIPALINLNHNFQFNQFSTFIADSALDSYMVYSSLIKDFNFSKVIIPINPRNSNQTSYTPTSDPNITISQNGIPFCNKLNKPFIYEGLCNGKNRSPRIKWRCPCSQIKDNKRFCTCPHPCTTSKSGRMFYTYPDANLRYYPGIDRNSDQFYQLYKSRVTIEQTIFNLKSFLGHDTIFSYDHISLFSDFLLSAICMLLLFILSYAILKHHQNISYKKLQKLKKLIA from the coding sequence ATGTTTAAAAATCATAATAAACAACTCTCTTTTTTAGAACTTTATGAGGACGTTAAAAACCTCGCTCTCAATAACCCTCATAACCTTCTTGGCTTCTTCAACAAATACATCAATATCAATAACTTCATCCCTCAATCCTTCTTTAAAGCCTACTATAAATACTTCGGTAAACATAGATGCTTCTCTTTGCAATCTATGTTATGTGCTTTCTTCATCCAAAAAATCTTCAAATTCTCTACCTTAACTCAACTCCGTGCTGTCTTGCTCAACTCATACCAGCTTAAATCTTTCTGCAACTTCGATACTATACCCTCTATCTCTACATTCTCAAGATTTAGAAAAATCTTTTGCTCCGAAATCGAAAACGTCTTTTATAACCTCGCAAAATATGCTCAAAATATTGCACTTGAAATAAACCCTGACCTTGCTTCTTGCGTAATATTCGACACAACTGCCTTAGTCCCTATGCTCAAAGAAAATAACCCTAAGTTCATCCAATCTATGCTCAGAAAAACTAAATCTCAAAACCCTAACCTTACATCCTCTGCTGTGTATTATCTCACATACTCAAACCTCCCCAAATCTGCTTCTGCTTCACCTTATATTACTCGTATGTTCGCTAATGGTCATTTCTGCTATGGATACAAATTCGCTATCATCACTAATGGATTTGGTTTACCTCTTGTAATCACTCCTGCCTTCTGTCCTTCTTCTGATGACCCTCAAGACCCTGCTTTTTCTAAAGCTATCTCTGATTCAAAAGCTCTTATTCCCGCTTTGATTAACCTAAACCATAATTTCCAATTCAATCAGTTTTCAACCTTTATCGCCGACAGTGCTCTTGACTCTTACATGGTCTATTCTTCCCTCATCAAAGATTTCAATTTCTCTAAAGTCATAATCCCTATTAACCCCAGAAATTCTAACCAAACCTCATATACCCCTACCTCTGACCCTAACATCACTATCTCACAAAACGGTATACCCTTCTGTAATAAACTAAATAAACCTTTTATCTACGAAGGTCTTTGTAATGGTAAAAATCGCTCCCCAAGAATTAAATGGCGCTGCCCTTGCTCTCAGATTAAAGACAATAAACGCTTTTGCACCTGCCCACATCCTTGTACTACTTCTAAGTCAGGTAGGATGTTCTATACATACCCAGATGCCAACCTGCGGTATTATCCAGGTATCGATAGAAATTCTGACCAGTTTTATCAACTTTACAAATCCAGAGTTACTATCGAGCAAACTATTTTTAATCTAAAGTCTTTTCTCGGTCATGATACCATTTTCTCATATGACCATATTTCACTTTTTTCTGACTTCTTACTCTCTGCTATTTGTATGCTTTTACTCTTTATTCTCTCTTATGCCATACTAAAACATCACCAAAATATCTCTTACAAAAAACTTCAAAAACTTAAAAAACTTATTGCCTGA